Within the Myxococcota bacterium genome, the region CCGCGATCTCGTAGCCTCCGTCCGTCAGGATGTCGCGGAGCATCTCGCGCATGAAGGCCGCGTCGTCCGCAATCAGAACCCGCTTTGCCATGGCTCCTGTCCTCCCGCCCTGCTGCGGAGCTCCGTCAGCAAGAGCACTCCCCTCTCGATCAGGCCCTCGGGATCGACCAGCCCGAGCGCCTTGTCACCTTCGACCGCCCACTCGACCAACTCGCCCGAGTGAGTCACTTCGCTCTGCTCGACCAGCGGCAGGGCGCGCTCGATGCGCTGCACCGCGCCGACCAGCACCCCCATGCGCAAGTTGCCGCGCTCCAGC harbors:
- a CDS encoding two-component system response regulator, with the translated sequence MAKRVLIADDAAFMREMLRDILTDGGYEIA
- a CDS encoding chemotaxis protein CheW, yielding MEVTWLRFEVAEQGYALPLGAVIEVMAAPRLHLIPRVSLEMAGVVNLRGEPLPAVDGGALLTGRSALHHRHMLVLERGNLRMGVLVGAVQRIERALPLVEQSEVTHSGELVEWAVEGDKALGLVDPEGLIERGVLLLTELRSRAGGQEPWQSGF